The following are from one region of the Trichoderma breve strain T069 chromosome 5, whole genome shotgun sequence genome:
- a CDS encoding aminotransferase class-III domain-containing protein, translating into MASASRFHAASTDAAIAAENEFAAHNYHPLPVVFSKAQGVNVWDPEGKQYLDFLSAYSAVNQGHCHPELVKALVDQASRLTLSSRAFYNDVFPKWAEKVRNVFGYDMVLPMNTGAEATETAIKIARKWAYKVKGVEQGKALVFCVAENFHGRTMTAITLSTDPESKDNYGPYVPNIGATSPSTGKPIRYNNVADLEEVLEAHGKDTAAFIVEPIQGEAGVVVPDEDYLTKVHALCKKHNVLLICDEIQTGIGRTGRLLCSEWAGIKPDMVTLGKAISGGMYPVSAVLSSKEIMLVVEPGTHGSTYGGNPLGCAVSIRALEILEEENMTANAERLGNIFRDGVAALKSPIIKTIRGKGLLNAVVIDESAASGRTAWDLCLLLKSKGLLAKPTHGDIIRFAPPLVITEEELNKGLGIIAEALKELPTAPQTNGH; encoded by the exons ATGGCGTCCGCTTCCCGCTTCCACGCCGCATCCACCGAtgctgccatcgccgccgaGAACGAGTTCGCCGCCCACAACTACCACCCTCTGCCCGTAGTCTTCTCCAAGGCCCAGGGCGTCAACGTCTGGGATCCCGAGGGCAAGCAGTACCTCGACTTCTTGTCCGCCTACAGTGCCGTCAACCAGGGTCACTGCCACCCGGAGCTCGTCAAGGCTCTTGTTGACCAGGCCTCCCGTCTGACGCTGAGCTCCCGAGCCTTCTACAACGATGTGTTCCCCAAGTGGGCCGAGAAGGTCCGCAACGTCTTCGGCTACGACATGGTGCTGCCCATGAACACCGGCGCTGAGGCTACCGAGACGGCCATCAAGATTGCCCGCAAGTGGGCTTACAAGGTCAAGGGCGTTGAGCAGGGCAAGGCACTGGTCTTTTGCGTTGCCGAGAACTTCCACGGCCGAACC ATGACCGCCATTACCTTGTCTACCGACCCCGAATCCAAGGACAACTACGGCCCCTACGTCCCCAACATTGGCGCCACCTCTCCCTCCACCGGCAAGCCTATCCGTTACAACAACGTGGCCGACCTGGAGGAGGTTCTGGAGGCACATGGCAAGGACACCGCCGCTTTCATTGTTGAGCCCATCCAGGGTGAGGCCGGTGTTGTTGTCCCCGACGAAGACTACCTGACCAAGGTTCACGCTCTCTGCAAGAAGCACAAcgtcctcctcatctgcGACGAGATTCAGACCGGCATTGGCCGTACCGGTCGACTGCTCTGCTCCGAGTGGGCCGGCATCAAGCCCGACATGGTCACTCTCGGCAAGGCCATCTCCGGAGGCATGTACCCCGTCAGTGCCGTCCTTAGCAGCAAGGAGATTATGCTGGTTGTTGAGCCCGGAACTCACGGCTCGACCTACGGCGGTAACCCCCTGGGCTGTGCCGTTTCCATTCGAGCTCTGGAGATcctcgaggaggagaacaTGACTGCCAACGCTGAGCGTCTGGGCAACATCTTCCGCGATGGCGTGGCCGCCCTCAAGTCGCCCATTATCAAGACGATCCGCGGCAAGGGTCTCTTGAACGCTGTTGTCATTGACGAGTCGGCTGCTTCTGGCCGAACTGCGTGGGATCTCTGTCTCCTGCTGAAGAGCAAGGGCCTTTTG GCCAAGCCAACGCACGGAGACATCATCCGCTTCGCACCTCCTCTCGTCATcaccgaggaggagctcaacaagGGCCTTGGCATCATTGCCGAGGCCCTGAAGGAGCTTCCCACTGCCCCTCAAACCAACGGCCACTAA
- a CDS encoding alg9-like mannosyltransferase family domain-containing protein produces the protein MAGHRRAPSASFKAKPRLSPVPLRDIFIIRLVNAWYLATFFQPDEFFQALEPAWRLAFGANSGAWLTWEWHYQLRSSLHPLLFSGAYMAADRLSAVFPPGNAIRSAIVIAAPRILQAFIAALGDWYTWHLAANVYGSDSNVSFFALFMQLLNPWQWYCSTRTFSNSLETTLTVMALSYWPWQLVGVAPYSIKENSNPFNVLRGKLWRLRASLCLAAFAVVLRPTNVLIWLTIVFIALTRITLQGNSPLSFSSVLVLFREAILCGSLVVGLSIAADRLYFGFWTFPPYNWLNFNISKSLAVFYGRNPWHYYLLQGIPLLCTTSLPFVLPALIKPSSKTTDQANILRTLSCTVFSTVVALSLISHKEVRFIYPLLPALSVLAAPRAAAFFTTPSGTKSPTVRRARLRNKPLLLTALGVNVILAGYLSFLHQPAPLTVLSFLRKQYERIHPSAVHSAHATHYASPPNGTQEDLFALFLMPCHSTPWRSHLVYPGLSAYALTCEPPLHTQPNTPERDLYRDEADRFYDNPVPFLRHELFAPENPVVPVPRYIVGFEGVESWLREFLDTPEGKGLGISQLTPVWAGFNGFSNEDWRRAGYMMVWDTGVYGESGAKA, from the exons ATGGCCGGCCACAGACGCGCTCCATCGGCCTCgttcaaggccaagccgCGCCTCTCCCCGGTGCCCCTTCGGGATATATTCATCATCCGCCTCGTCAATGCCTGGTATCTCGCCACCTTCTTCCAGCCCGATGAGTTCTTCCAGGCTCTGGAGCCGGCTTGGCGCCTCGCCTTTGGGGCCAACAGCGGCGCGTGGCTCACATGG GAATGGCATTATCAACTGAGatcctctctccatcctctcctcttctcagGCGCCTACATGGCCGCAGATCGCCTCTCCGCCGTCTTCCCCCCAGGAAACGCCATCCGCTCTGCCATTGTCATTGCCGCTCCCCGTATCCTGCAGGCCTTCATTGCCGCTCTGGGTGACTGGTACACCTGGCACCTCGCCGCCAATGTCTACGGCTCTGACAGCAATGTGTCCTTCTTTGCT CTCTTCATGCAACTCCTCAATCCATGGCAATGGTACTGTTCCACCAGAACATTTTCCAACTCCCTAGAGACAACCCTCACCGTCATGGCCCTGTCCTACTGGCCCTGGCAACTCGTCGGCGTCGCCCCCTATTCCATTAAGGAGAACTCGAATCCCTTCAACGTCCTGCGCGGCAAGCTCTGGCGCCTCCGCGCCTCACTCTGCCTCGCTGCCTTTGCCGTCGTCCTGCGTCCTACCAATGTCCTCATCTGGCTCACCATTGTCTTCATTGCCCTGACGAGGATCACGCTGCAGGGCAACTCTCCACTGAGTTTCTCTTCCGTCCTGGTTCTCTTCAGAGAGGCCATTCTGTGCGGCTCCTTGGTCGTCGGCCTTTCCATTGCGGCTGATCGTCTTTACTTTGGCTTCTGGACCTTTCCGCCTTACAACTGGCTCAATTTCAACATTTCAAAGTCGCTTGCCGTCTTCTATGGTCGTAATCCCTGGCACTATTACCTCCTCCAGGGCATTCCTCTGCTCTGCACCACCAGTTTGCCCTTTGTCCTCCCGGCGCTTATCAAGCCTTCATCCAAGACCACCGATCAGGCCAATATCCTCAGGACACTCTCCTGTACCGTCTTCAGCACCGTCGTCgcgctctctctcatctcacacAAGGAAGTCCGCTTCATCTACCCTCTGCTCCCGGCTCTCAGCGTCCTCGCCGCCCCGCGAGCCgcggccttcttcaccacc CCCTCCGGAACCAAGTCACCCACTGTCCGCCGCGCTCGCCTTCGCAACAAacctctcctcctcactgCTCTGGGCGTCAACGTCATCCTCGCCGGCTACCTATCATTCCTCCACCAACCGGCCCCTCTCACCGTCCTATCATTCCTCCGGAAACAATACGAACGCATCCACCCTTCCGCCGTTCACTCCGCCCACGCAACTCATTACGCCTCTCCCCCAAACGGCACTCAGGAAGAcctcttcgccctcttcctcatGCCCTGCCACTCCACCCCCTGGCGCTCCCACCTCGTCTACCCAGGCCTCTCCGCCTACGCACTCACCTGCGAGCCCCCATTGCACACTCAGCCAAACACCCCCGAGCGCGACCTCTACCGCGACGAGGCCGACCGCTTCTACGACAACCCCGTCCCGTTCCTCCGCCACGAGCTCTTCGCCCCAGAGAACCCCGTTGTCCCCGTTCCGCGGTACATTGTCGGCTTCGAGGGCGTGGAGTCTTGGCTGCGCGAGTTCCTGGATACCCCTGAGGGTAAAGGACTGGGTATATCGCAACTTACACCTGTATGGGCTGGTTTCAACGGGTTTTCCAACGAAGATTGGCGGAGGGCGGGTTATATGATGGTTTGGGACACGGGGGTCTACGGAGAATCTGGCGCAAAAGCTTGA